A genomic region of Mycobacterium sp. Aquia_213 contains the following coding sequences:
- a CDS encoding aldehyde dehydrogenase family protein, whose translation MADTVKVRFEPKMMIDGKLVDGQAGTFTNINPATEESLGEVSDASKEDMLRAIDAARRAFDETDWSTNKELRKRCLLQLHEAIESEIDELREELILEVGAPRAITFGPQLDAPLADGLKYPARLIDSYAWETDLGDRVISLTGANTTIKVWREPVGVVGAIVPWNFPFEVTINKLGQALGAGNTVVLKPAPNTPFNANRLGRLIAEKTDIPAGVVNVVTASDHFVGEELTLSPKVDLISFTGSTVVGKRIMEKGAATMKRLFLELGGKSATIVLEDADFGTACMVGIAPCMHAGQGCANPTRLLLPRSRYDEGVEILKNIYENVTCGDPQDPGTLCGPVISQRQYERVTGYIQKGVDEGATALVGGPGAETGFDKGYYVRPTLFTNVDNKMTIAQEEIFGPVLSVIPFDDEEDAIRIANDSVYGLAGNVFAGSLERALSVTRRIKAGFMGVNGGAGYAADSPFGGYKESGIGRQNGIAGFDQYTEIKSVAYPAV comes from the coding sequence ATGGCTGACACTGTAAAGGTCCGCTTCGAGCCGAAGATGATGATCGACGGCAAGCTCGTCGACGGCCAGGCCGGCACTTTCACCAACATCAACCCGGCGACCGAGGAGTCGCTCGGCGAGGTCTCCGACGCCTCGAAGGAGGACATGCTCCGGGCCATCGACGCCGCCCGGCGTGCCTTCGACGAGACCGACTGGTCGACGAACAAGGAGCTGCGCAAGCGCTGCCTGCTGCAGCTGCACGAGGCGATCGAGTCCGAGATCGACGAGCTGCGCGAGGAGCTCATCCTCGAGGTCGGCGCGCCCCGCGCCATCACCTTCGGGCCCCAGCTGGATGCGCCACTGGCAGACGGGCTCAAGTACCCCGCCCGGCTGATTGACTCCTACGCCTGGGAGACCGACCTCGGGGACCGGGTTATCAGCCTCACCGGCGCGAACACCACCATCAAGGTGTGGCGGGAGCCGGTCGGCGTGGTCGGCGCGATCGTGCCGTGGAACTTCCCATTCGAGGTCACCATCAACAAGCTCGGCCAGGCGCTGGGCGCCGGCAACACCGTGGTGCTCAAGCCGGCACCCAACACCCCGTTCAACGCGAACCGACTCGGTCGGCTGATCGCCGAGAAGACCGACATCCCAGCGGGTGTCGTCAACGTCGTCACCGCATCGGATCACTTCGTGGGTGAGGAACTGACGTTGTCGCCGAAGGTCGACCTGATCTCGTTCACCGGTTCGACGGTGGTCGGGAAGCGGATCATGGAAAAGGGCGCGGCCACCATGAAGCGGCTGTTCCTGGAACTCGGCGGCAAGTCGGCCACCATCGTGCTGGAGGATGCCGACTTCGGCACGGCCTGCATGGTCGGCATCGCGCCGTGCATGCACGCCGGTCAGGGCTGCGCCAACCCGACCCGGCTGCTGCTGCCGCGGTCCCGCTACGACGAGGGCGTCGAGATCCTCAAGAACATCTACGAGAACGTCACGTGCGGCGACCCGCAGGACCCCGGAACGCTGTGCGGCCCGGTGATCTCGCAGCGGCAGTACGAGCGGGTGACGGGCTACATCCAGAAGGGCGTGGACGAGGGTGCCACGGCGCTCGTCGGCGGCCCCGGCGCGGAGACCGGCTTCGACAAGGGATATTACGTCCGGCCAACGCTTTTCACGAATGTCGACAACAAGATGACCATCGCGCAGGAGGAGATCTTCGGCCCGGTGCTCTCGGTCATTCCGTTCGACGACGAGGAAGATGCGATCCGGATCGCCAACGACAGCGTGTACGGCTTGGCCGGCAACGTGTTCGCGGGTTCGCTCGAGCGTGCGCTGTCGGTGACCCGCCGGATCAAGGCTGGCTTCATGGGCGTCAACGGCGGTGCTGGGTACGCTGCCGACTCGCCGTTCGGTGGGTACAAGGAGAGCGGCATCGGTCGCCAGAACGGCATCGCCGGATTCGACCAGTACACCGAGATCAAGTCCGTCGCATATCCCGCGGTCTGA
- a CDS encoding thiolase family protein: MPEAVIVEAVRSPIGKRNGGLSGVHPAELSAQVLNGLATRAGIDPEIVDDVIWGCVMQAGEQALDIGRTALLTAGWPETVPGVTVDRQCGSSQQSIHFAAAGVVAGHYDVVVAGGVESMSRTPMGASLANGGRPYPENFISRYDGKIPNQGLGAEMIAEQWGFDRTALDQFSLDSHEKAAAAQDSGAFDDQIVGIKDSDGNVVLKDEGIRRGTPMEKMASLKPAFKEDGVIHAGNSSQISDGAAALLFMSAEKAKDLGLTPIAKVHTATLAGADPVIMLTAPIPATQKVLKRSGLSIGDIGAYEVNEAFAPVPLAWLKDIGADEKKLNPNGGAIALGHPLGGSGARIMTTLLYHMRDKGIRYGLQTMCEGGGQANATIVELL; the protein is encoded by the coding sequence ATGCCTGAAGCTGTCATCGTCGAGGCCGTGCGCTCTCCCATCGGCAAGCGCAACGGAGGCCTTTCCGGAGTGCACCCCGCCGAGCTGTCCGCGCAGGTACTCAACGGACTGGCCACCAGGGCCGGCATCGACCCCGAAATCGTTGACGACGTGATCTGGGGCTGCGTGATGCAGGCCGGCGAGCAGGCCCTCGACATCGGCCGCACCGCGCTGTTGACCGCGGGCTGGCCGGAGACCGTCCCGGGGGTGACCGTCGACCGCCAGTGCGGATCGAGCCAGCAGTCCATCCACTTCGCCGCGGCCGGCGTGGTGGCCGGGCACTACGACGTGGTCGTCGCCGGCGGTGTGGAGTCGATGTCGCGCACGCCGATGGGGGCATCGCTGGCCAACGGCGGACGGCCGTACCCGGAGAACTTCATCTCGCGCTACGACGGCAAGATTCCCAACCAGGGCCTGGGTGCCGAGATGATCGCCGAGCAGTGGGGATTCGACCGCACCGCGCTCGACCAGTTCTCCCTCGACTCGCACGAAAAGGCAGCTGCTGCACAGGATTCCGGTGCATTTGACGACCAGATCGTGGGGATCAAAGACTCTGATGGCAACGTCGTCCTCAAGGACGAAGGCATCCGGCGCGGCACCCCGATGGAAAAGATGGCCTCGCTGAAGCCCGCCTTCAAGGAGGACGGCGTGATCCACGCCGGAAACTCCTCGCAGATCTCCGACGGTGCGGCCGCGTTGCTGTTCATGTCCGCGGAGAAGGCCAAGGACCTGGGGCTGACGCCAATTGCCAAGGTGCACACCGCAACCCTGGCCGGAGCCGACCCGGTCATCATGCTGACCGCGCCGATCCCGGCCACCCAGAAGGTGCTGAAGCGGTCCGGCCTCTCCATCGGCGACATCGGGGCATACGAGGTCAACGAGGCGTTCGCGCCCGTTCCGCTCGCCTGGCTGAAGGACATCGGCGCCGACGAGAAGAAGCTCAACCCCAACGGCGGCGCGATCGCGCTCGGCCACCCGCTGGGCGGCTCCGGCGCGCGGATCATGACCACGTTGCTCTATCACATGCGGGACAAGGGAATTCGCTACGGGCTGCAGACGATGTGTGAGGGTGGCGGCCAGGCCAACGCCACCATTGTGGAGCTGCTGTGA
- a CDS encoding crotonase/enoyl-CoA hydratase family protein: MTDADGAAPAVLVERRGNVLVITINRPEARNAINAAVSIGVGDALEEAQHDAGVRAVVITGAGDKSFCAGADLKAIARRENLYHPDHGEWGFAGYVHHFIDKPTIAAVNGTALGGGTELALASDLVVAHELAQFGLPEVKRGLIAAAGGVFRIVDQLPRKVAMELLLTGEPMTASDAWEWGLVNQVVKQGSVLDAALALAARVTVNAPLSVQASKRIATGVDDGVVTGDEVGWERTVNEMRTLIRSEDAKEGPLAFAEKREPVWKAR; encoded by the coding sequence GTGACGGACGCCGACGGCGCTGCGCCGGCCGTGCTGGTTGAGCGCCGCGGCAACGTGCTGGTCATCACCATCAACCGGCCCGAGGCGCGCAACGCGATCAACGCGGCGGTCAGCATCGGCGTTGGGGATGCGCTGGAAGAAGCGCAGCACGACGCGGGAGTGCGGGCCGTGGTGATCACCGGTGCCGGCGACAAATCGTTTTGTGCCGGAGCCGATCTCAAGGCGATCGCTCGCCGGGAGAACCTGTATCACCCCGACCATGGTGAGTGGGGCTTCGCCGGTTACGTGCACCACTTCATCGACAAGCCCACCATCGCTGCTGTCAACGGCACGGCGCTGGGCGGCGGCACCGAGCTGGCGTTGGCCAGTGACCTGGTCGTCGCCCACGAGCTGGCGCAATTCGGTCTGCCCGAAGTGAAACGCGGACTGATCGCCGCGGCCGGCGGCGTCTTCCGCATCGTCGATCAGCTGCCGCGCAAGGTGGCGATGGAGCTGCTGTTGACGGGTGAACCGATGACGGCGTCCGACGCCTGGGAATGGGGCCTGGTCAACCAGGTCGTCAAGCAAGGCTCGGTGCTCGATGCGGCACTCGCGCTGGCGGCGCGGGTCACCGTGAACGCGCCGCTGTCGGTGCAGGCCAGCAAGCGCATCGCCACCGGGGTCGACGACGGCGTCGTCACCGGCGACGAGGTGGGCTGGGAACGCACCGTGAACGAAATGCGCACCCTGATCAGATCTGAGGATGCCAAGGAAGGACCGTTGGCGTTCGCCGAGAAACGGGAGCCGGTCTGGAAGGCGCGCTAG
- a CDS encoding NAD(P)/FAD-dependent oxidoreductase, which translates to MTYDTDLLIVGGGPGGLATALQARRHGLSVIVAEPREDPIDKACGEGLMPGGLAELTSLGVDPVGMPFRGIAYVSEQRRAEALFRTGPGRGVRRTTLHAALEARAKEQDTEWIRTKVTSVEQDAHGVSAAGIRAKFLVGADGLHSTVRRSVGIRATAGKPRRYGVRWHFTVPAWSEFVEVYWSRLGEAYVTPVEPDLVGVAILSQGRPDLGWFPRLARHLEGASRGHPRGCGPLRQVVSRRVAGRVLLVGDAAGYEDALTGEGVSLAVKQAAAAVDAIVNQTPAAYEASWHRVTRNYRLLTRAVVLASTPRATRRAIVPACERLPGVFGFGVNILAS; encoded by the coding sequence ATGACCTATGACACCGACCTGCTGATCGTCGGCGGCGGCCCCGGCGGGCTCGCCACGGCGTTGCAGGCGCGCCGGCACGGGCTTTCGGTCATCGTGGCCGAACCGCGCGAGGACCCGATCGACAAGGCGTGCGGCGAGGGGCTGATGCCCGGTGGCCTTGCGGAGCTGACGTCACTGGGTGTCGACCCGGTCGGGATGCCGTTTCGCGGGATCGCCTATGTCAGCGAGCAGCGTCGCGCCGAGGCGCTGTTTCGCACCGGTCCGGGCCGCGGCGTGCGACGCACCACCCTGCACGCCGCGCTCGAGGCACGCGCCAAAGAGCAAGACACCGAATGGATCCGGACGAAGGTAACCAGCGTCGAGCAGGATGCGCATGGCGTGAGTGCCGCCGGTATCCGGGCGAAGTTTTTGGTCGGCGCCGACGGACTGCACTCGACGGTCCGGCGCTCCGTCGGCATCAGAGCCACGGCCGGAAAGCCGCGACGGTACGGCGTGCGTTGGCATTTCACGGTGCCGGCATGGTCGGAGTTCGTCGAGGTGTACTGGTCCCGGCTGGGCGAGGCCTACGTGACGCCGGTGGAACCGGATCTGGTCGGCGTGGCGATCCTGTCGCAGGGACGGCCCGACCTGGGCTGGTTCCCGCGGCTGGCCCGACACCTCGAGGGCGCCAGCCGCGGGCATCCGCGGGGGTGCGGGCCGTTGCGGCAGGTGGTCTCGCGCCGCGTCGCGGGCCGGGTGCTGCTGGTGGGCGATGCGGCGGGCTACGAGGACGCGCTGACCGGCGAGGGCGTCAGCCTGGCCGTCAAACAGGCCGCGGCGGCGGTCGACGCCATCGTCAACCAGACACCGGCGGCGTATGAGGCGTCGTGGCACCGGGTTACCCGCAACTACCGGCTCCTCACCCGGGCGGTAGTGCTGGCCAGCACGCCGCGCGCCACGCGGCGCGCCATCGTGCCCGCGTGCGAACGCCTACCCGGGGTGTTTGGCTTCGGGGTCAACATTCTGGCGAGCTAG
- a CDS encoding isoprenylcysteine carboxyl methyltransferase family protein, which translates to MYYLLILAVGLERIVELVLSNRNAQWSFTQGGKEFGRPHYVVMVVIHTGLLVGCLVEPWALHRPFIPWLGWPMLAIAAASQVLRWWCITTLGKRWNTRVIVLPEAPLVQRGPYRWLHHPNYVAVVAEGFALPLVHTAWLTAATFTVANAILLTVRIRVENSALGYT; encoded by the coding sequence CTACCTGCTGATCCTGGCGGTCGGGCTCGAACGCATAGTCGAGCTGGTGCTGTCCAACCGGAATGCGCAATGGTCTTTTACCCAGGGCGGCAAGGAGTTTGGCCGGCCACACTACGTCGTGATGGTCGTCATTCACACCGGTCTGCTGGTCGGCTGCCTCGTCGAACCGTGGGCACTGCACCGGCCGTTCATCCCGTGGCTGGGCTGGCCGATGCTGGCGATCGCGGCGGCCAGCCAGGTACTGCGCTGGTGGTGCATCACCACGCTGGGCAAGCGGTGGAACACCCGGGTGATCGTGTTGCCGGAGGCACCCCTGGTGCAGCGGGGGCCCTACCGGTGGCTGCATCACCCGAACTATGTTGCGGTGGTGGCCGAAGGGTTCGCGTTACCGCTCGTGCACACCGCGTGGCTGACGGCGGCCACGTTCACGGTGGCCAACGCGATTCTGCTGACCGTGCGCATCCGGGTGGAGAATTCCGCATTGGGTTACACATGA